A DNA window from Hevea brasiliensis isolate MT/VB/25A 57/8 chromosome 2, ASM3005281v1, whole genome shotgun sequence contains the following coding sequences:
- the LOC110663014 gene encoding LOW QUALITY PROTEIN: probable pectinesterase/pectinesterase inhibitor 36 (The sequence of the model RefSeq protein was modified relative to this genomic sequence to represent the inferred CDS: inserted 3 bases in 2 codons; substituted 1 base at 1 genomic stop codon) gives MQIRKNFIFEHIESICTSSSCSTAEMSTTCVTIFFLLLTMATFSTISLEHDGLETIQMAQTQILQVRKWVQSMGGGLSQDLNPAGVAFSDCVKLYSESEFRLAQLLLNENLSDEDTCMWLSGMLANHKTCLNGLNEKGFDEIQGVTQNLTXWLNKALALQRQGKGIWRGAPRRPKYNHGGGILTSWSPATSKADFIVAMDGSGTHSTINEVMAELTKLGTKRTKRVIIYVKAGVYNEKVEIEYPAKNVMLVGDGIDRTIITGSRNVPDGDTTLSSASFGVSGDGFWARDITFENTAGPYKYQGVALRASSDFSVFYRCSFKGYQDTLFVLSLRQFYRDCHIYGTIDFIFGNAAVVFQNCDIFVRRPMHGQGNYITAQSRDDPNENTGISIHRSRVRPAPDFAAVKNXYRTYLGRPWKEYSSTVFMKTDLDGLIDPVGWGEWHGNFALSTLFYAEYMNTGVGSSTSGRVKWPGFHVFNRPQEASPFCAGMLIHXESWIPITVVPFRLGI, from the exons ATGCAAATCCGTAAAAACTTCATTTTCGAACACATCGAATCCATATGCACATCATCATCTTGTTCCACAGCGGAAATGTCCACTACTTGTGTCACCATCTTCTTCCTtctcctaaccatggctaccttCTCCACCATTTCCCTTGAGCATGATGGATTGGAGACCATCCAAATGGCtcaaactcaaattctgcaagTTCGAAAGTGGGTTCAGTCAATGGGTGGTGGATTGAGCCAGGATTTGAATCCTGCCGGTGTGGCTTTCAGTGACTGTGTCAAGCTTTACAGTGAAAGTGAGTTTCGACTCGCACAATTGCTTCTCAATGAGAATCTTAGCGATGAAGATACTTGCATGTGGCTCAGTGGTATGCTAGCTAATCATAAAACTTGTTTGAATGGCTTGAACGAGAAAGGATTTGATGAAATTCAAGGTGTGACTCAAAATTTGA TTTGGCTTAATAAAGCCCTAGCTttgcaaaggcaagggaaaggcATATGGAGAG GAGCACCACGACGACCAAAATATAATCACGGCGGGGGAATTCTAACATCATGGTCTCCGGCAACATCCAAGGCAGATTTTATAGTGGCAATGGATGGTTCTGGTACTCACTCAACAATTAATGAGGTTATGGCTGAACTTACTAAATTGGGTACCAAGAGAACCAAAAGAGTAATAATCTACGTGAAAGCAGGAGTTTATAATGAGAAGGTAGAAATTGAATATCCTGCTAAAAATGTGATGCTTGTGGGTGATGGCATTGATAGAACCATCATAACGGGTAGTCGAAATGTTCCAGATGGGGATACCACCTTAAGCTCAGCTAGCTTTG GCGTATCAGGGGATGGATTTTGGGCTAGGGATATCACATTTGAGAACACAGCTGGGCCCTATAAATACCAGGGGGTAGCATTAAGGGCGAGTTCAGATTTTTCGGTCTTCTATCGATGCAGCTTCAAAGGTTATCAGGACACTCTATTTGTGCTTTCCTTGAGACAATTTTACCGTGATTGTCACATATATGGCACCATCGATTTTATATTCGGTAATGCTGCAGTAGTATTTCAAAATTGCGACATCTTTGTAAGGAGACCGATGCATGGCCAGGGCAATTATATAACTGCACAATCAAGAGATGACCCTAATGAAAATACAGGAATTTCTATACATAGATCAAGAGTTAGACCAGCACCAGATTTTGCTGCAGTTAAAAA TTATAGAACTTACTTAGGCAGGCCATGGAAAGAGTATTCAAGTACCGTGTTTATGAAGACAGACCTTGATGGTCTAATTGATCCAGTGGGTTGGGGAGAATGGCATGGTAattttgcactttcaactctgttTTATGCAGAATATATGAATACAGGCGTTGGTTCATCTACTTCAGGGAGGGTGAAATGGCCTGGCTTTCATGTGTTTAATAGGCCACAAGAAGCTAGTCCCTTTTGTGCGGGCATGCTTATACATTGAGAGTCGTGGATCCCAATTACGGTTGTGCCATTTCGGCTTGGGATTTAA
- the LOC110663017 gene encoding plasmodesmata-located protein 8, translated as MEKEMLMGSLHLHSIHKTIPLLRLTSLFLLFVSLSNHGNLVQAHIFNYAGCSQEKYQPNSPFEGNLNSFLTSVVSSSSQASYNSFAIGNGTSTPAEATIYGLYQCRGDLKTIDCSRCMESAVNQIGLVCPYSYGAALQLEGCYVRYEHNDFLGKLDTSLRYKKCSKSVNNDAEFFRRRDDVLADLQTAMGFKVSSSGVVEGYAQCLGDINSADCSSCLADAVGMLKTLCGSAAAADVFLGQCYARYWASGYYDFPSDSSNEDEVGKTVAIIVGVLAGLAVLIVLLSVCRKSMG; from the exons ATGGAAAAAGAAATGTTGATGGGAAGCCTTCACTTGCACTCCATTCACAAAACCATCCCACTTCTTAGGCTCACTTCACTCTTCCTTCTTTTCGTTTCTCTTAGTAATCATGGCAACCTTGTTCAAGCTCATATCTTCAACTATGCAGGTTGCTCTCAAGAGAAGTATCAACCCAACTCCCCCTTTGAAGGCAACCTAAACTCCTTTTTAACCTCAGTTGTTAGCTCATCCTCTCAAGCCTCTTACAATAGCTTTGCTATTGGAAATGGAACCTCAACACCTGCTGAAGCTACCATATATGGCTTATATCAGTGCAGGGGCGATTTGAAGACTATTGACTGTTCAAGATGCATGGAAAGCGCAGTTAACCAGATAGGTCTTGTTTGTCCATACTCTTATGGGGCTGCTTTGCAACTAGAAGGCTGCTATGTAAGATATGAGCATAATGATTTCTTAGGGAAGCTTGATACGAGTTTGAGATATAAGAAGTGCAGTAAAAGTGTAAACAACGATGCTGAATTCTTTCGGCGAAGAGATGATGTTCTTGCTGACTTGCAAACAGCTATGGGATTTAAGGTCAGTAGTTCAGGTGTAGTAGAAGGTTACGCTCAGTGTTTAGGGGATATAAATTCGGCTGATTGCTCTTCTTGCCTCGCGGATGCTGTTGGGATGTTAAAGACTTTATGCGGATCAGCTGCAGCTGCCGATGTGTTCCTGGGGCAGTGTTATGCGCGGTACTGGGCATCGGGCTACTATGATTTCCCCTCAG ATTCCTCCAACGAGGATGAAGTGGGAAAAACAGTAGCCATCATCGTTGGTGTACTAGCTGGCCTAGCAGTCCTAATCGTTCTTCTCTCAGTCTGCCGGAAATCAATGG GTTAA
- the LOC110663013 gene encoding pectinesterase 2, which yields MELRILLALMFAPLLFSPTILGYNLIEVKSWCSKTPNPAPCEYFLSHNTKDTAITKESDFLKISMQLALERALHAESNTYSLGTKCRNEHEKAAWTDCLELYEYVIDWLNQTTTSKCSEFDAQTWLSTALTDIETCRTGFIELGVPDNVLPLMSNNVSKLISNSLAINKVPYTEPSYKEGFPTWVKPGDRKLLQSSSTASQANIVVAQDGSGNYKTIAEAVTAASKRSGTGRYIIYVKAGTYKENIEIGKKLKNIMFVGDGMGKTIVTGSRSVGGGSTTFKSATFAAVGDGFIARDMTFRNTAGPRNHQAVALRSGADLSVFYRCSFEGYQDTLYVHSQRQFYRECDIYGTVDFIFGNAAVVFQNCNIYARNPPNKTNTLTAQGRTDPNQNTGISIHNCRVTAASDLKPVQSSVRTYLGRPWKQYSRTVFMKTFLDSLINPAGWMEWSGNFALNTLYYGEYMNTGPGSSTANRVKWKGYHVITSASEASQFTVQNFISGNSWLPGTNVPFTSGL from the exons ATGGAGCTTCGAATCCTGCTAGCACTTATGTTTGCTCCTCTTCTTTTCTCCCCAACTATTTTGGGCTACAATCTCATAGAAGTAAAATCTTGGTGCAGCAAAACACCCAACCCAGCACCATGTGAATATTTCTTAAGCCACAACACCAAAGACACTGCAATCACGAAAGAATCtgattttctcaaaatttctatgcAACTAGCTTTAGAGCGCGCATTGCATGCAGAATCCAACACCTACTCTCTAGGCACAAAATGCAGAAATGAGCATGAAAAGGCAGCTTGGACAGATTGCCTTGAGCTCTATGAGTATGTGATCGACTGGCTCAATCAAACCACCACCAGCAAGTGCTCTGAATTTGATGCACAAACATGGCTTAGCACCGCCCTAACCGATATAGAAACATGCCGAACCGGATTCATAGAGCTGGGAGTGCCTGACAACGTTTTACCCTTGATGTCAAACAATGTGTCCAAGTTAATTAGCAATAGTTTGGCTATTAACAAGGTGCCGTACACTGAACCTAGTTACAAAGAAGGTTTCCCCACATGGGTTAAGCCTGGTGATCGAAAGCTCCTGCAATCATCTTCGACAGCTTCTCAAGCTAATATTGTGGTGGCACAAGATGGCTCAGGGAATTACAAGACGATTGCGGAAGCAGTTACCGCAGCATCAAAAAGATCAGGAACTGGGAGGTATATAATATATGTGAAGGCAGGGACTTATAAGGAAAATATCGAGATAGGAAAAAAGTTGAAGAATATTATGTTCGTGGGTGATGGCATGGGGAAAACTATCGTTACAGGAAGCAGAAGCGTTGGAGGCGGCAGTACAACTTTCAAATCAGCTACCTTTG CTGCTGTTGGAGACGGGTTTATTGCTCGGGATATGACATTTAGAAATACAGCCGGACCCCGAAATCATCAGGCAGTGGCTTTACGTTCGGGCGCTGATCTCTCGGTATTTTATAGATGCAGCTTTGAAGGATATCAAGACACTCTTTATGTCCATTCTCAAAGACAATTCTACAGAGAATGTGACATATATGGGACAGTGGACTTTATATTCGGTAATGCTGCAGTGGTTTTCCAAAACTGTAATATCTATGCACGCAATCCCCCTAATAAGACCAACACCCTTACTGCTCAAGGCAGAACAGACCCCAACCAAAACACTGGCATTTCCATCCATAATTGCAGGGTTACAGCAGCTTCCGATTTAAAACCAGTCCAAAGCTCGGTCCGGACTTACCTTGGCAGGCCATGGAAACAATACTCTAGGACTGTTTTTATGAAAACATTCCTTGATAGCTTAATCAACCCTGCTGGTTGGATGGAATGGAGCGGTAACTTTGCTCTTAATACTTTATACTATGGAGAGTACATGAACACTGGCCCTGGTTCATCCACTGCTAATAGAGTTAAATGGAAAGGCTATCATGTGATTACCAGTGCATCCGAGGCATCACAGTTCACTGTCCAGAATTTCATTTCAGGAAATTCTTGGTTACCAGGCACCAATGTCCCCTTTACTTCTGGCCTTTAA
- the LOC110663019 gene encoding Golgi SNAP receptor complex member 1-2: protein MTDPSLELQESGWEELRREARKLEGDLDVKLSSYAKLGARFNQGGYVDSGSPTVGSSRSWKSMEMEIHSLLEKLLDTNDAMSRCAASAAPTTSVTQKLARHRDILHDFTQEFRRIKGNINSMREHAELLSSVRDDISEYKASGSMSPRMQLLRERAAIHGSIAHIDDVITQAQTTRAVLGSQRALFGDVQGKVKLLSEKFPIIRGLLGSIRRRRSRDTLILSAVIAACTLFLIIYWLSK from the exons ATGACGGATCCCAGTCTGGAGTTGCAGGAGTCAGGTTGGGAGGAATTGAGGAGAGAGGCTAGGAAGCTCGAAGGAGATCTGGACGTTAAGCTCTCCTCTTATGCCAAGCTTGGAGCTAGGTTCAACCAAGGAG GTTATGTAGATAGTGGTTCACCAACTGTTGGATCCAGCAGGTCATGGAAGTCCATGGAAATGGAAATCCACTCATTGCTTGAAAAGCTACTTGATACAAATGACGCTATGAGTAGATGTGCTGCTTCTGCTGCACCAACTACCTCAGTTACTCAAAAGCTAGCAAGGCACAGAGACATACTTCATGATTTCACCCAG GAGTTTAGACGAATCAAGGGAAACATAAACTCAATGAGGGAACATGCAGAACTTTTGAGTTCAGTCAGAGATGATATTAGCGAGTACAAG GCATCTGGTAGTATGTCTCCAAGAATGCAGTTACTTCGGGAGAGAGCTGCCATACATGGAAGCATTGCCCAT ATAGATGATGTCATCACTCAAGCTCAAACAACAAGAGCTGTCTTAGGTTCTCAAAGGGCTTTGTTTGGAGATGTTCAAGGAAAAGTGAAGCTTCTAAGTGAAAAGTTTCCTATTATCCGTGGCCTGCTTG GTTCTATCAGGAGACGGAGATCAAGAGACACCCTCATTCTCTCTGCTGTCATTGCAGCTTGTACGTTGTTTCTTATTATCTACTGGCTCTCAAAATGA
- the LOC110663018 gene encoding auxin-responsive protein SAUR36 has product MRKIRGFKIGKRLVRISRWIFRRTRSPSSYNRLCSQGQTCRPKPLAKLIKWGRRLTTGAKSLCSAKPGSGYTPLVEEPIHEKSVTVPKGHLAIYVGQKDGDFHRVLVPVIYINHPLFGELLREAEEEYGFNQQGGITIPCRYSEFERVQTRIAAGSGGRKLASKRNHNWGLL; this is encoded by the coding sequence ATGAGAAAGATAAGAGGTTTCAAGATTGGAAAACGGTTGGTCAGGATCTCCCGATGGATCTTCCGGCGGACCCGTAGCCCATCCAGTTACAATCGGCTATGTTCGCAGGGACAAACGTGCAGGCCCAAGCCTCTCGCGAAGCTTATAAAGTGGGGTCGCCGCTTGACAACAGGAGCAAAATCTCTGTGTTCTGCAAAACCCGGGTCGGGTTACACTCCTTTGGTCGAGGAGCCTATCCATGAAAAGTCGGTGACAGTGCCAAAGGGACATTTGGCGATTTATGTGGGTCAAAAGGATGGTGATTTCCACAGAGTTTTGGTGCCCGTGATTTACATAAACCATCCTCTGTTTGGCGAGCTTTTGAGAGAAGCAGAAGAGGAGTATGGGTTCAATCAACAAGGTGGCATCACGATTCCATGCCGATACTCGGAGTTTGAAAGGGTCCAAACCCGAATTGCAGCAGGGTCGGGTGGACGTAAGCTGGCGTCGAAACGCAACCATAATTGGGGACTTTTATGA